The proteins below are encoded in one region of Hordeum vulgare subsp. vulgare chromosome 3H, MorexV3_pseudomolecules_assembly, whole genome shotgun sequence:
- the LOC123445105 gene encoding uncharacterized protein LOC123445105, with protein sequence MDMRALGLKAAAGPSFLAPRPRRSPPATWAPRPAGEIGLGPRSGRRWPGLAVSASGKKSRHGRDGDDPKSRPSSSGKGDASTPIGDDDADAVSQSHGELKSSDTMYVPSNLSYWRDVRASFVIPKSEQAVDVNTIPQTSFDGPVHCLPRKWAHSISAPESGCVLVATEELDGNGTFERTVILLLKLGSRDAYDGPFGVILNRPLYTKMKHVNPSFRDQAMPFGDCSLFFGGPVDMSIFLMRTNEGRPIKGFEEVAPGVCFGFRTDLQKVGHLMKNGALNPEDLKFYVGYSAWDHDQLLSEIDAGYWVVTSCSSGLITDALMTDPSCLWSEVLQMMGGQYAELSQKPKEDSA encoded by the exons ATGGACATGCGGGCCCTCGGCTTGAAGGCCGCCGCCGGGCCCTCCTTCCTCGCGCCGAGGCCGCGgcgctccccgccggcgacctgggCGCCCCGCCCCGCCGGGGAGATCGGCCTCGGGCCGAGGAGCGGGAGGCGGTGGCCCGGGCTGGCGGTGAGCGCGTCGGGGAAGAAGAGCAGGCACGGCCGCGACGGGGACGACCCCAAGAGCAGGCCCTCCTCTTCCG GAAAAGGTGATGCATCTACTCCCATTGGAGATGATGATGCCGATGCAGTAAGCCAAAGTCATGGCGAACTGAAATCCAGTGACACGATGTATGTACCTAGCAACCTGTCATATTGGCGAGATGTGAGAGCAAGCTTTGTGATTCCAAAGTCG GAGCAAGCAGTCGATGTAAATACAATACCACAAACATCATTCGATGGACCAGTACACTGTCTTCCTCGGAAATGGGCACATTCCATATCTGCGCCAGAATCTGGATGTGTGCTGGTTGCCACGGAAGAGCTTGATGGGAACGGCACCTTCGAAAGAACCGTCATCCTCCTCCTCAAACTAGGTTCGAGAGACGCCTACGACGGCCCATTCGGCGTCATCCTGAACCGTCCGCTCTACACAAAGATGAAACACGTGAACCCATCCTTCCGCGACCAGGCGATGCCTTTTGGAGACTGCTCCCTCTTCTTCGGAGGCCCCGTCGACATGAGCATATTCCTGATGAGGACCAACGAAGGCAGGCCCATCAAGGGGTTCGAGGAGGTAGCCCCGGGCGTCTGCTTCGGCTTCAGGACGGACCTGCAGAAGGTCGGTCACCTGATGAAGAACGGCGCACTTAACCCCGAGGACCTGAAGTTCTACGTCGGGTACTCTGCCTGGGACCACGACCAGCTGTTGAGCGAGATCGACGCGGGGTACTGGGTCGTCACCTCCTGCAGCTCGGGCCTGATCACCGACGCGCTGATGACGGACCCTTCCTGCCTGTGGAGCGAGGTGCTGCAGATGATGGGAGGCCAGTACGCGGAGCTGAGTCAGAAACCCAAGGAAGATAGTGCGTAA